TTTACCGCTTCTTTTTATAGCATCTCTTGGAGAATGAAAGATCCACAACTCACGAGTTTGCTTGTTCCTATTAATTATTAAAACACGATACAAAATTATGATGCAAAGATTTTTATTCTTTTTGCTGTTTGCTATTACCCTATTTTTGATGAGTTGTGAAAACCCTAAAGAATCCAGAAACTGGAAGCAAGCTTCGTGGCAAGAAATAGAACAACAGGCCAATGATACCACTGTCAATTTTATGATGTGGCAAGGAAGCCCGATCGTCAATGATTATATCAACAATTATGTAAAACCTACTTTAAAAGAAAAGCACAACATCACACTGAATATTAGCAGCGGTCAAGGGCCGGAAATCGTGCAATTGATGATGGGTGAAAAGCAAGCGGGTTCTGAAAAGGGACAAGTAGATATGGTTTGGATTAATGGAGAAACATTCTTTCAACTTAGAAAAATAGAAGGACTTTGGGGTCCATTCACAGAGAAACTTCCTAATTCACAATATATTGACTTTAATAATCCATTTATCGGGATAGATTTTCAGCAAGAAATAAACGGGATGGAATGCCCATGGGGGATCAATCAATTTGCTTTTGTTTATGATTCTATTAAAACCCCTGCCCCACCTAAGACACTTGCTGAACTAGAAACATTTGTAAAAGTAAATCCTGGCACTTTCACTATATCCAATGATTTCTCAGGCATGACCTTGTTAAAATGCTATATGGCCGAATTGAGCGGCAGTCCTGATGGATTGGATGGTGAATTTGATCAACAGAAATATGATACGCTTTCCACTCAACTTTGGGAATACATCAATCGAAATCGAAAATACTTCTGGAAAGAAGGACAGACATTTCCCAAAGAACACAGCAAAATGGATCAGATGTTTTCATCTGGAGAAATACTGCTCACTTATGGATTCAGTGAAGGTGGAATTGAAGAAAAAGTTTTACAAGGATTATTTCCAGAAAGTACAAAAGGTTATGCCTGGAAAAACGGAACTATCCTAAACTCTAATTATTTAGGGATCACCTATAACGCGACCAATAAAGCGGGGGCTATGCAAGTCATTAATTTCCTGATTTCACCCGAAGCTCAATTGAAGAGAGCGGAACCTTCAGGTATGAATGCCAATCCAGTATTGGATATTTCAAAGCTTCCTACCGAGTACAAAGACAAATTTGAAAAAATTACTGCAAGGCAATACGGCCCTTCTTTGGACGAATTATCTGAGAATGCTATAAAAGAGCCAGCTCCAGAGTATATGCTTAATATTTACGAAGATTTTAGAACCTACGTGATTGAAAAATAAGGGAAAACATATCGGTTTTGTGCTATTCGTGGTATTTGCTGTACTACCATTTACGCTCGCATTTGGCTATGCTTTGCTCTATTCTTTCGGGATCATTGGGGTAGTTAATGAAGGCTTTACTTTATCGTTTTGGAAAGAGGTTTTTACATCAGGCACTCTAGGAACCTCCTTTTTATACAGTGGAATTATTGCTGCAGTAGGTGTATTTCTATCCGTTAGTTTGGCACTATGGGTAGTTTTGAAATTCAAAGAAGGCTTCAATAATAAGTACTTATCTTTTATTATTTATATGCCCTTGGCAGTTCCCGGTATCGTTTCCGCATTTTTTACTTATCAATTATTCGCTCAATCAGGATTTTTTGCAAGATTAAGCTATCAGCTCAATTGGATTGAAACAGCACAGCAATTTCCTGATTTAGTGAATGATAATTGGGCCATTGGCATCATCATTACTTTCATTAGTCTGCTAACTCCTTTCTTCATTCTGCTTTATTTAAATATATATAAAGATGAAAGAATAGAAGAGCTAAGCCAATTATCCAGAGCACTGGGAGCAAACAAAAAACAAATAGCACTCAAAGTGAGCTTACCGATTATGCTCAAAAAGTCTTGGGTTTTAATTGTGCTGTACTTCATTTTCTTATTAGGCGCTTATGAAGTACCGCTAATTTTAGGTCAAGAATCTCCTCAAATGCTATCGGTGCTGATTTTACGAGAATTAAAACAATTTGACCTTACTAAAACCTCAGAAGGTTATGTAATGGCGGTGGTCTACACAGTAGTCATTATGTCAGCGACTATATTCATTTTTTCACGAAAAAAACTGAGAAACAATGCGTATTAGTTTAAAGCCTTTCTTCTTATCGATCATGGTATTGCTGATACTGTTTCCCTTTGTGTATCTACTTTGGCTGTCTCTTTCTGCAGAATGGTCATTCCCAAATGTTATGCCTGAGTATTTCGGGTTAAAAAACTGGAAGGCCTTATTGATTTCAGAAACAGGCTTATTGTGGAGCTTTCTACAATCTATCATCATTTCTGTTTCCGTAGGATTTACTGCCACTCTTAGTGGTTTTATTATCAGCCGGAATATTGCCTATCATCCTAGAAAGAACACCTTCACCTTATTAAGCTATTTCCCTTACATTATCTCCCCTGTTGTTTTTGGGGCATGCTTAAGTTATTTCTTCCTCAAGCTTGGGATTTTCGGTCAAATGACGGGCGTGATTGTAGCTCAATTCATGATTAGCTTTCCTTATGCACTGATTTTCTTTAATAGTTTTTGGGGGCAAAAAACAAAAAATATGGAAGATTTAGTCTCGACACTAGGTGGAAATAGACTGTATAGTTTCACGAAAGTTTTATTTCCATTGGCCAAAGGAATGCTCTTGGTCTGCTTCTTTCAAACATTCCTGATTTCTTGGTTTGAATATGGTTTAACATCTGTAATTGGAGTTGGCAAAGTGCAAACCCTCACCATCAAAGTATTTTTATTCATCCGCGAGGCCAACTACTTCTATGGTGCTTTAAGCTGCTGCTTATTGATTTTACCGCCATTAGTTCTGATGTATATCAACAAGAAATATGTATTTAATAAACTGACCTGATGTTTTTAGAAATTCAACATATTAATAAAAGCTTTGGCAAAGAGCAGATCGTAAAGGATCTGAATTTTTCGCTAGCTCCGCAAAAAACCTTAAGCATTTTGGGTAAATCTGGTTGTGGAAAAACCAGCATGCTTAAAATAATTGGTGGCTTGCTTAAGGCAGACAGTGGTAATATAATTTTGGATGGGAATGATATCAGCGAATTGGAAGCTGAGAAGAGAAATATCGTTTACCTCTACCAAGAAGATTTACTTTTCCCACACTTAAATGTATTCGAAAATATTGCATTTGGTCTTCGAATAAAAAAACAAAAAGAAGAGCATATTCAAAGCAAGGTCAAGGAAATGCTGGAGCTTTTGGAATTGGAAAATCATGGCCAAAAAATGCCTCATCAGCTTTCAGGGGGGCAAAGACAAAGGGTTTCCTTTGGAAGAGCCATCATCATCAACCCTGCTTTGCTTCTATTAGATGAGCCTTTTGGTAGCCTAGATGCCGGCACTCGGCAAAGAATGCAACAATTATTTAAAGACATAGCACATAAATTTAAGATCACCTCACTTTTTGTCACCCACGATTTGAAAGAAGCTATACTAATGGGGGATGAAATTGCCTTTATGCAAAGTGGAAAACTCAAATTATATAAAAATAAAGAAGAATTTATAGCAGACCCTTCAACTGGTGTGCAAAATGAAATCGGCTTTTGGGAAAATCTAATCCCAAAAGAACAAGACATAATTTAAATCAAAAATATATGGAAACGAAAAATATTTGGATTGATACCGACCTCTCTGTAGGCATGAAAAGACACATCAGAGAAGGATATTGCGATGTGGATGACGGATACGCACTGTTACAATTATTTAAAGCTGAAAATATCCATATAAAGGGGATAAGTGCAGTATTTGGAAATACTCTAATTGATGACGCCTACAGACTTTGTCAGCAAATGAGTAAAGAATTTGCTAAGAATGAAATCCCTGTTTACAAAGGAGCTGGGACAGCAATTGATCTTAGCAAGGTAGAAACCAATGATGCTGTGGAAGCTTTGGCAACAGCCTTGAAAGAAACTCAATTGACCATTTTAGCTATCGGTCCAGCTACCAATGTGGGAATATTACTTTTGCAATATCCTGAATTGAAAAACCAAATTAAAGAAGTAGTTCTAGTGGCTGGAAGAAGAAAACCAACTGATTATTTCAAAATTGGCAATCAAGGAAATCATGCAAGGGATTTAAATTTCGATTTAGATAATCAAGCTTTTAACATCATGTTTGAAGCAGGTGTCCCTGTCACTTTATGTCCTTTCGAAATTTCAAGCAAAGTATGGATTGGATCAGATGATCTAAAAAAACTAGATAATGGCGAGGCCGGAAATAAATGGCTAGCAGAGCATTCTCAGCCATGGTTAGCACAATGGATCAATCAAGGCGCTAGTGGTTTTAATCCTTTTGATGTTTTGGCGAGCCACTACATCATATCACCCGAAGATATTATCAGTGAAGACCTAAAAGCACAATTAGAAATTCATCCAGACGATACAGTAAAGGACAATGACAAGTTAGTATTCAAGAACTACCTGCTGTGTCGTAGTGAGGGATCATTTCCTGTAAAATACTGCCATGATGTGGTATCAGACTATCATGAAAAATTAATGGATTCTTTAACCAAAAAAAGCTAGCACTATGATTAAACTTGACAATCAATTAGAAACCATCGATAGTTATTTAAGCGATAAAAAATGGTTAGAAGAAAATGAAAAAGTAGCTTCAGTTGAAAAGCCTGGTGAAGGGAATATGAACTTTACCTTAAGATGTAGAACTTCAAATGACCACTCTTTCATCATAAAACAAAGTCGTGATTTTGTTGAAAAGTTTCCACAAGTACCCGCTCCAGCAGAACGGGTTCTAAGAGAATCTGAATTCTATGAAATTATTAGAAAGAACCCCGATTTAAGTCGTAGAACTCCTGAAATTATAGCGGTCGATGAAGAAAACCATATCATCCTGATGGAAGATCTGGGCGAGAGTAGTGATTACTCTTTTTTATATCAGGAGGGTAAGAACTTATCTGAAACCGAGCTCAAAGAAATCATGCACTTCATAGCCGATTTACACACCCATTTTACAACTGACAGTAGCTCGAAAACCATTCAGAATAAGGAAATGCGGCAGCTTAATCATGAGCATATCTTCAAATTCCCTTTTATGAAAGATAACGGGATGAATTTGGATGATGTTATGCCAGGATTGGAAGCTGTGAAACAAAGTATAATTCGTAATGAAGCACTTCATTTAGCACTCAAGCAGCTTGGTGATCTGTATTTATCTGATGGCAAGCACTTACTACATGGAGACTACTTTCCGGGAAGCTGGCTCAATACCAAATCAGGCTTAAAAATCATCGATCCTGAATTTTGCTTTTTTGGTCCTAAGGAATTTGAAATAGGAGTATGTATGGCACATTTATATTTGGCAAAACAACCCTACCCTATTATCCAGAAAGCAATGGATTTCTACAAAGAAAAAGCGCCCTTCGATGATGTATTAATGATGAAATTCATGGCTGTGGAAATGATGCGAAGAATCTTAGGATTAGCTCAACTACCGATCAGTCAAACACTGGAAGAAAGGAAAGCACTAGTGGAAAGAGGCGTCATGATGCTGACTAAATATTAAAAACCAAACACTATACAATGAAGAAATTAATACTAATCTTATGCTATTTGCTGAGTTTCCATCTATCTGCTCAAAATAGCAATACTTATTCTTCTGTAGTCATCGACTCAAGAGGAGAGCCTATTCCCGGGGCAGTTGTAAATGAAATGGGTACTGAAAGATTTGCAGTCACTTTAAAAGATGGTAGTTTTCAACTGAAAACACCGTCTGAGAACTTCTTACTGAACATTCAATTCTTAGGCTTTGAGGATTTGCAGATAGATATTCGAAATGGAAATATCCCTGCTAACATCATGTTGACTGAAGATCTGGAGCAGCTCGATGAAGTGGTTGTAACTGCATTAGGGATTGAAAGAGAGAAGCAGTCTTTAGCCTCATCAATAGGAAAAATAGACAGCAAGCAGCTAACAGATGTACCCATGACAAATCTTGTTAACAGTATGGCAGGTCAAGTTTCTGGTGTCCAAATTACCAATGGTTCCTCAGGAGTGGGGTCCTCATCTAGAATTATAATCAGAGGTGAAAATTCTTTAACTGGCACTAATCAACCATTATTTGTGGTTGATGGCGTACCTATCAGTAACGAACAAATCACCAGCGATTTAGTAAACAACGGATCATTACAAGAAGTGGACTGGGGAAATGGTGGTGCTGAAATTGATCCAGAAAATATTGCTTCAATATTTATTTTAAAGGGAGCAGGATCTGCTGCCCTTTATGGTTCCAGAGCGGCAAATGGTGTTGTTTTAATCACTACTAAAAGAGGAAAGGCTCAACAAGGTTTAGGAATTAGCACGAGCAGTTCACTTACATTTGAAACACTCTTAACATTACCTGATTATCAAAATGAATATGGTGGTGGAATTGGTGATTTCGCGTTTGATACAGGTCTTGGTGCCCTGGATGGAACAGCTGGCATTTTCAGCTACGGTCCAAAATTAGATCAAGGTGATTTAATAGCGCAATTTGATGGACCTTCTACTGATATCAACGGAAACCCTGTAAGGGGTGGAGATGTAATAGCTAGGACTCGGGCAGATGGTAGCTTGACAGAAATCAGACCAACTGAATGGGTATCTAGACCCAACAATATCAGGAATTTCTTTGAGACAGGCATCACGGCTCAAAATAATATTGCAGTAAATTCAGCTAGTGACAAAGGAAATATACGGCTGGCTTACAGCAACTTGCGAAATGAGGGTATACTACCTAATACTGATTTAAACAGAGACGGTCTGGCGATCAGTTTAGACCAACAATTAACTGACCAATTAAGTGTAAATACTTATGTTAATTACATCAATACAAGAAGTAAAAACCGCCCTAACTTAGGTTATGGCTACGAAAATGTAATGTATGGCTTTAACTGGACACAAAGACAAACAGACTTTGATCCGCTCAAAAATTATTGGCAGGCCGGTCAGGAAGGTTTAGAGCAGTTCAACTACAATTACGCTTGGGTCAATAATCCTTACTTCACCTTATTTGAAAACACGAATAGTTTTGACAAGCATCGAGTTTTAGGAAATGCCTCTGCAAATTATGATTTCAGTGAGAAATTACGTTTTACGGTAAGAAGCGGTACTGACATCTACAATGACAACAGGGCATTTCGAAGGGCACTAAGCACCAACGCCAATCCTACGGGTAGTTATCGTGAAGATCAGGTGTTTTATAAAGAAATGAATACAGATTTCCTACTGTCTTATTCCGATCGAATACATGAAGATTTCACTTATGATCTTTCGGTAGGAGCAAATCGCTTCGATCAGACCGTCACCTACAAATTTACTGAAGCTTCTCAACTAGCGCTACCAAATATTTATACATTAGCCAATTCTAATGCACCCTTAACAGGGAATAATGAATTATTTGAAAAGCGTATCAATAGTATTTATGGCACAGGAAATATCAGTTTTAGAAATGCCCTCTATCTTGACGTTACCGTACGTAATGACTGGAGCAGCACGCTACCCATCGACAACAATTCATTTGCTTACTATTCAAGCGGCTTAAGTTATGTATTATCCAATATGGTAGAACTACCACAGCTTTTCACTTTTGTGAAACTGAGAGCCAGTGCAGCCAGCGTAGGTAATGACACGGATCCATATCAACTGCTGAATACTTTTGCTTTCAACCAGAACTATGGTGATAAGCTTAAGGTAACTAACCAAAGCACTTTAAAAAATCTGAATTTGAGGCCTGAAAGACTTACCGCCTACGAAACAGGAGCAGAAATTTGGCTTCTTAAGGATAGGATTCAAACAGATATTACCGTTTACCAAAACACTAGTACCGACCAAATCATTGCTCGGCCTATTTCCTTAACTACTGGTTTTGCCAATAAACTGGAAAACGGTGGAAAAGTACAAACTAGAGGACTTGAAGCCTCAATCACAGGATTAGCCATCAAGCAAAACAACTTTCAATGGAAAGTAGCGGCTAATTATTCAGCTTACAGAAGTCGAGTACTAGAATTACCTGAAGGGGTAGATCAGTTCGTAACAGGTAATGCTGATTTCTTTGGCGGTGCAGGCGGCTCCAATTCTTTATTCTATATAGCTAAAGAAAATGGTCTAGTTGGAGATATGTACGGGACTGGTTTCAAAAAGGTAAACGGAAGAACCGTATATGACAGCAATGGAGCTCCTATTACAGACGGGACATTACGACTGTTAGGCAATTACAACCCTGATTTCTCTGTAGGTCTCAGCAATGAGTTCTCCTATAAGAATATAATCATGAATGTCCTGTTTGACTTCAGATATGGAGGTATTATCGCTTCAAGGACAAGGTCTTTAGGTAATACTTCTGGAGTTTTGAAAGAAACTTTAGCAGGTCGAGAAAATGGAATTATTGGAGATGGAATAGTCAACATTGGAACCGAAGAAAACCCTAACTATGTCGAGAACACCACCAGTGTTTCAGCAATTTCTTACTATAACGCCATTTACTCAAGAGGAAACGAAGAAAGCTCTATTTATGATGCTTCTTATATTAAATTGAGGCAAGTAGGTCTTTATTATAGTTTAAGTAAGCAGCTGAGCCAAAGAATCGGCTTCCAGAGTGTCAAATTTGGATTCATCGGCAGCAATCTTTTACTGTTCACCGAAAACCCTCATGTTGATCCCGAATTAAATGCTCTACAAGGCAGAAACATAGTACAGGGTGTAGATGATATGTCATTACCCTCCACAAGAAGTTTCGGTTTCAGCATTAAAACAAAATTTTAAGAAGTAAAAAATGAAAATATTCAACTATACATTCACCTTACTGCTAGCCGCTCTGTTAATTACGGCCTGCACAGATAACTTTGAGGAAATCAATGAAAATCCCAATTCCCCGGAAAATGTGGAGCCTCAATTTTTACTCACTAATATTATTTCAGTTTCTAGTGATCAGAATACCTACTATCAAGGCTTTGATCAGTCAAATTACTTTTCTCAACATGTTGCAGCGATTGACTTTGGATTTTTAGACAGATACATCATTGGTTCTAATTCAACCTATTGGGCTGTGGTAAATGGGTTGCTGACCGACATCAACTCAATGAAGGCATCTCCTACCTCAAATGAAGCATACGCAGCAGTAGGAGATATTATGAGGTGTTTCCTGTTCACCCAAATGACCGATATGTGGAATGATGTCCCTTATACCGAGGCAGGAAGATTAGAGGAAGGAATTGACAAACCAAAATATGATACTCAGGAAAGTATTTATACGGATCCTGAAACCGGTATTTTAGCAGTATTGACAAGGTCAGCGAATACGTTAGAGAGCACAAATCAGCTGATAAACGGTGATGTAATGTTCAATAACGACTTGGATAAATGGGTAAGGTTCGCAAATTCGCTTCGAGTAAGATACCTGATGAGGATAAGCAAGAGATTGAATGACTTCTCTGAATTATCTTCTTTAGCCAACTCTGGAAAATTGATGGAATCCAATGCAGATAATGCCGTATTGCCGTATTTGGCATCCGCTCCGAACCAGTTTCCATTTTTTCTTTCTTCTGTAGGTGGGTTAGTAGAGCATGTGATGAGCAAGACAGCTGATTCTGTCCTTAGCCTTTGGGATGATCCAAGGATTGCAGTACTATATCAGCCAGTAGCTGCCGGTTTAGCTAATGACTCTGTTTACTATCGAGGCATCCAAAATGGTCAAACTAATGAGCGAGTGCAACAACTTGGACTAGGAGTCAATGATTTATCAGTTGTAGGATCAATTTTTAGGGATGTTCCTGACGGAGCAGACGCACAATTCATGCAGTATGCAGAAGTACAATTTGCTTTGGCTGAAGCAGTTGAAAGAAATTATATTGCTGGAAATGTTCAGCAGTACTATGAAAATGGAGTAAGAGCAAGTTTCGAATATTATGGTGTTGATGTCCCAGAAGACTACTTCTCAAGGGATGCAGTTGAATTGAACGGTACTGATAACATCACCAAAATAATGACCCAAAAATGGTTGAGTCTCATCAATATTGGGCACGAAGCATGGTTCAACATCAGACGAACTGGCATACCTTCTTTACAGGCCGGACCAGACGCAGTTAATGAAGGAAGATATCCTGTTCGGTATTTATACCCGGAATCAGAGCAAGCCACAAATACTGAAAATTATCAAGAAGCAGTCCAAAGAATTGGTGGTGATGATATCAACAGCAAAGGATGGTGGGAACGTGATTAATTAGTAATTAATCATTAGGCAATTAATAATTCGATATCTAGACCTGTCAGGTTTTGAAAAGCTGACAGGTCTCTTTCTCTTGAAACGCTAGCCATATTCATAATCAAAAAATTCATAATTCGTAATTAAAAGTATGGAACTAATATTTGTTTACAATGCCAATTCAGGAAAATGGAATGGCTACATGGACATCATGCACAAAATATTCTCTCCCAAAACTTATCCCTGCAGCTTATGTGACATCACCTACGGGACTTTCAAAATCAGGGAAGAATGGGCTGAATTTAAAAAGACTTTGGATATCCCGCTAACCTTTTTACACAAGGATGAATGGTTGGAACAATACGGAATTAAAGATAATCTCCCTGCTATTTTCATAAAAGAAGGTGAAGATATTAAAAATTGGATTCCTGCTGAAACACTGGATCAGCAGGATTTAGGATCATTGAAAAGTCTTATTGTGGAGAAATTGGAGATGGTTAAATAACATCCGTGTAGTTTTATTTTTTATGCACTAATTCTCAAAAAATCTATCCTCCTCCCAATTTTTAGTATTATTGCGGATATATTTTTTGATCCTATAATATTCTTCTTTTGTTCTGATGATATGGTCATGGAATCGGGTTTGCCAGCCATTTTCCAAATTTAAACGATTAGCATGTTTTGTAACAGCAGATTTGTAGGAACCAATAATGGATGAGATAGAATTTTTCCCAGGGTTTTGGAACCTGGTTTTGCCCGTCAATATTTCTGGATTATTCATTTCCGTGGGTGTAGAGACAATGCATGCATTGTCTCTGCCGTACCCTGTTCTACCGTTATCAGCACCATCATTCCATAATGAATTAAAATCAAAAACCTCAAAATAGACAGGTGGCGGAAAACCATTTTGCAAAACCAATATTCCATGGATATGATTTGGCATTACCACAAACTCATCTAAATGCACTGATATTGCGTGGTGGGGAATTTCATGCCAGAATACATTTGCCAAAATGCCCTGATGAGACAATTGCATTTTTCCATCGATTATTTCACCAAAAAAATGATGCCGATCTTTTGTACAAATTGTAACGAAATAACTGGCATCCCATCTGTAATCCCATTTTTGCCTTCGGGCAGATGCTGTTCTATAGGTGTTTTTGAACTTTTCACTCATAATCAATGGGGAATTGCTTACAAATTGAAAATCTAATTATCCCATATTTGTTGGTCTAATATCAATCTACAACACATCATTAGCCAAATTGGCCAATTCTGAACGCTCCCCTTTTTCGAGTGTGACATGCGCATACAGTTCATGTCCTTTTACCCTATCTATCAAATAGCTAAGTCCATTGGATTGGGAATCTAAGTAAGGCGTATCAATTTGATTAACATCACCAGTAAATACGATTTTTGTATTCTCTCCTGCCCTTGTAATAATGGTTTTCACCTCATGAGGTGTTAAGTTCTGTGCTTCATCAACAATAAAATAAATATTAGATAAACTTCTTCCCCTGATATAAGCCAAGGGCTGAATAGTTAATTTCTCCTTATTGACCATGTCCGTAATATTCAAAAACTCTCGTTCATGCTCCTGAAATTGATGTTGAATATATTTAAGGTTATCCCAAAGCGGTTCCATATAAGGGTTCAATTTGGATTTTATGTCTCCAGGAAGATAGCCAATATCTTTATTTGATAACGGCACAATAGGTCTTGCTAAAAATATCTGTTTAAAATCTTTGCGTTGTTCCAAAGCAGAAGCTAATGCAATCAAGGTTTTACCAGTACCCGCCACTCCTTGCAAGGTCATTAATTTTATTTCCGGA
This is a stretch of genomic DNA from Marivirga harenae. It encodes these proteins:
- a CDS encoding transposase, whose product is MSEKFKNTYRTASARRQKWDYRWDASYFVTICTKDRHHFFGEIIDGKMQLSHQGILANVFWHEIPHHAISVHLDEFVVMPNHIHGILVLQNGFPPPVYFEVFDFNSLWNDGADNGRTGYGRDNACIVSTPTEMNNPEILTGKTRFQNPGKNSISSIIGSYKSAVTKHANRLNLENGWQTRFHDHIIRTKEEYYRIKKYIRNNTKNWEEDRFFEN